In a genomic window of Verrucomicrobiota bacterium:
- a CDS encoding polyprenyl synthetase family protein, whose product MSTTATRAGARHASSFDLARWLDDRSALVNRALDRFLPRESARPATIHEAMRYSLFAGGKRMRPALTLAAAEACGGNVDDALPLACAVECVHTYSLIHDDLPAMDNDDFRRGKPTNHKVFGEGIAILAGDALLTQAFEIAAQAKGWPRHPHHELVRELARASGSLQLIAGQVADLEGEGRKLSVADLRYIHERKTSALLCCAVRLGGMSANAPAAQLDALTVFGTNVGLAFQVVDDILDVTQTTEQLGKTAGKDIAAQKATYPSIVGLEQSRLIARRLTKKAFAALRPFGGKSAALNALAHYLLIRDK is encoded by the coding sequence ATGTCAACCACCGCGACGCGGGCGGGTGCGCGGCACGCGAGTTCGTTCGATCTCGCCCGCTGGCTCGACGACCGGTCGGCCCTCGTCAACCGCGCCCTTGACCGGTTCCTCCCGCGCGAGTCCGCGCGACCCGCCACCATCCACGAGGCGATGCGCTACTCGCTCTTCGCCGGCGGCAAGCGCATGCGCCCCGCGCTCACGCTCGCCGCGGCGGAGGCGTGCGGCGGCAACGTCGACGATGCCCTCCCGCTCGCGTGCGCCGTCGAGTGCGTCCACACCTACTCGCTCATCCACGACGACCTGCCCGCGATGGACAACGACGATTTCCGCCGCGGCAAGCCGACGAATCACAAGGTGTTCGGCGAGGGCATCGCCATCCTCGCGGGCGACGCGCTGCTGACGCAGGCATTCGAGATTGCCGCACAGGCGAAGGGCTGGCCGCGGCATCCGCACCACGAACTCGTGCGGGAACTGGCGCGCGCGTCGGGCTCGCTGCAACTGATCGCGGGGCAGGTCGCCGACCTCGAAGGCGAGGGCCGGAAGCTCTCCGTCGCGGACCTTCGCTACATTCACGAGCGCAAGACCAGCGCGCTGCTCTGCTGTGCGGTGCGACTCGGCGGCATGAGCGCGAACGCTCCGGCGGCGCAACTCGACGCGCTCACCGTGTTCGGCACCAACGTCGGCCTCGCGTTCCAGGTCGTGGACGACATCCTCGACGTGACGCAGACCACGGAGCAACTTGGCAAGACCGCGGGCAAGGACATTGCGGCACAGAAGGCGACCTATCCGAGCATCGTGGGTTTGGAGCAGTCGCGGCTCATCGCGCGGCGGCTCACAAAGAAGGCGTTTGCGGCGCTGCGGCCGTTCGGCGGGAAATCCGCAGCGCTGAACGCGCTCGCGCACTACCTGTTGATCCGGGACAAGTAA
- a CDS encoding MBL fold metallo-hydrolase, with translation MIGPALHDSAFLANVRAAHHGHGHFHLWWLGQSGFLLQWQKRHALLDPYLSDSLTAKYAGTNKPHVRMTARVIAPERLDFIDVVTSSHNHTDHFDPDTLLPLFAANPKLHLLVPEANRGVAAYRLKLSPKSTALMGINAGDIRARGGFRFHGIPAAHNELEQDADLNHKFLGYVVEFGSWRIYHAGDTKLYRGIEDWVRPFRVDVALLPINGDRPERKVAGNLDAREAARLAKDIGARLAVPMHYDMFTFNTADPAAFVDECAKIGQPCRVLKAGERWSSAELG, from the coding sequence ATGATCGGCCCTGCTCTCCACGACTCCGCCTTCCTCGCCAACGTGCGCGCGGCGCACCACGGGCACGGGCACTTTCACTTGTGGTGGCTCGGGCAGAGCGGCTTCCTCCTCCAGTGGCAGAAGCGCCACGCCCTGCTCGACCCGTATCTCTCCGACTCGCTGACCGCGAAGTATGCCGGGACCAACAAGCCGCATGTGCGGATGACCGCGCGCGTCATCGCGCCGGAGCGGCTGGACTTCATCGATGTCGTCACGTCGAGCCACAACCACACGGACCACTTCGACCCGGACACTCTGCTGCCCCTTTTCGCGGCGAACCCGAAGCTGCATCTGCTCGTCCCCGAGGCCAACCGCGGCGTGGCGGCGTATCGGCTCAAGCTCAGTCCCAAGTCAACGGCGCTCATGGGCATCAACGCCGGCGACATCCGCGCGCGCGGCGGCTTCCGCTTTCACGGCATCCCGGCGGCGCACAACGAGCTCGAGCAGGACGCCGACTTGAACCACAAATTCCTCGGTTACGTCGTCGAGTTCGGCTCGTGGCGCATCTACCACGCGGGCGACACGAAGCTCTACCGCGGCATCGAGGACTGGGTGCGGCCGTTCAGGGTGGACGTGGCGCTGCTGCCGATCAACGGCGACCGGCCCGAGCGCAAGGTCGCGGGCAACCTCGACGCGCGCGAGGCGGCGCGGCTGGCGAAGGACATCGGCGCGCGGCTCGCCGTGCCGATGCATTACGACATGTTCACGTTCAACACGGCGGACCCTGCGGCGTTCGTGGACGAGTGCGCGAAGATCGGCCAGCCGTGCCGCGTGCTCAAGGCCGGCGAACGGTGGAGCAGCGCGGAGCTGGGCTGA